A single genomic interval of Nerophis ophidion isolate RoL-2023_Sa linkage group LG11, RoL_Noph_v1.0, whole genome shotgun sequence harbors:
- the atn1 gene encoding atrophin-1 isoform X1: MKTRTQKESMPMRSGRRRGASEERRGRRPHPSPTRPERNERQTPRGGGEELAGNRFSRRSQGHDSSESEGEELVSPAKRQKVQDSAANQNPPTSTHSTDSLAPSTVPPPTSAASQSRESDNEDGQSQGSRSSVVGSLANSSSSLSSGRDIDQDNRSSSPSLSASPLGSLDSDSEGPESPKHREREREKSKDGGAGSVSSEDRRTRRVEDPCGEGQNMDTDARIEDCALKPIPPCPSSGPNPSLRGAGDSSNDSSGARKSYFSMDSKLMCKVEYGGPAGTDAVPSGNRMNSKANTQCVTKTSAAGGDFSHNSPGIPHSLPPPLPPPPALKPLELGGQNLPTEVKIEKADKHLDKAQSTPPTLLQTGPQPQSQPQTQTTAHPHHYSSPSWQGGTATGCQGSWGYTRYPGNHHSHQHQPPVQQQQLPSVYNPPSSRHSTSHASYLPHPHPQPHREYIPRYAGGGVDRDRGAVGDRERGARGELNREFSAHIVNNSNTNSGANSTSAMSGLQGREFAGLSVGQNRESQSSGRDGPSNIGAVRRDFVPAFKDREQDRERDAGREFPAPNQNQSRDFSPNGAVGGHPRDKDRGRWGEFGGQTREGNCNPNNNAISQGNHPSTASGLPVNPMLSRDPPTSPKNNSSHPPHSSLPPHSHPSNSSNRDFPPSMDQTQTPSTGPDSFHREYPSTGGKDFNAGALPSAGTNRDYLSPPGVTSNLGREFSGPGGIQNAHPSHPHYQSGLRDRERDSNMRESALYQSRGGPTQPPAPSPSSSTSHGHPPNAPYPSQTSHTQQPPPGMAPNVRPPLYQSSAQTPPTHLSPLPSPSTNQIGGFSSFPPGPTSAPNMPLPGPGMPSPGCRPSPLHATLNSHSSYSETYHANGSGGNNLASSNSNSGTPTNSNTNSQSPHNVSKGPPPLTNNNITTPTLPCGDGHSDSGLPQPPVIKQEPPEDREESNSPPTVLRSPSPEPKPVDIPIHASQSARFHKVLDRGSCNSCARCDVLFVPLDGSKLWKKRNEVIERARREVEQRARDLREKERERERERERERELDRHLQQQKDASAAAGARHGSSLFFPSSSSMILDPSSSSSCPGNPVSHQPPHAQHHHSHPHAHFPPGHHLHPSLSHAIPHSLLLPSMAGASAVVGGHQGALGIGIGGPYLGPDTPALRTLSEYARPHAMSPLGAASRAQAHHPQMHHGHPHVHPSFFLPQFQNHHALAHPHHLPADAATAAAILGFLYGGSLEGGHGVGGHPGVAGGPMPGGMGGSGLGGVGFPHAVAAHRERMKPGFEFKSDERGYPPGSMADPAALALAHTHSHASAHAHTHSLLLGGGGPNEVSLYCTPPPPPPAGPPHLQNPTVPPIARPPNPPAPQSLSNPPPSSLLPPSHPPSAPPPAAPPPAAPPPASPAVPPLAPSLPPPALPATPTSNATSVHHPVPHSSFPSSLPSHLPPTTSSETYPTPTRSPASFERDRSGDRERERERDRAAPPAFGDRERERERERERERGGSAGGGTSNGGGTGGGSGGENTGRVQMLNVTPHHHQHSHIHSHLHLHQQDTAAGGVHPLMDPLASGSPLTRLPYPGATIGNPILAHPLTDSEVLRQQLFGEEKAPRPCAPFRDLPQQSSLTGPMSAAHQLQAMQQAQSAELQIQRLALEQQWIHHHHHHSLTQDEYYSHLKKESDKTL, translated from the exons ATGAAAACACGGACACAAAAAGAATCG ATGCCCATGCGCAGTGGGCGGCGGCGGGGGGCGAGTGAGGAGAGGAGGGGTAGACGCCCGCACCCCAGTCCCACTCGACCTGAACGCAATGAGAGACAAACG CCAAGAGGTGGCGGTGAGGAACTGGCTGGGAATCGCTTCAGTCGCAGATCACAAGGGCATGATTCATCCGAGAGCGAGGGGGAGGAACTTGTGTCTCCAGCAAAAAGACAGAAAGTTCAG GATTCGGCCGCCAACCAGAACCCTCCAACATCAACACACTCCACTGACAGCTTGGCTCCATCCACAGTCCCGCCTCCGACCTCGGCAGCCAGCCAATCCCGTGAGAGTGACAATGAAGATGGCCAATCACAGGGTAGCAGGAGTTCCGTTGTAGGCAGCCTGGCAAATAGCAGCAGCAGCCTTAGCAGTGGGCGGGACATCGACCAGGACAATCGTTCCTCATCCCCGAGTCTCTCCGCTTCCCCTCTGGGTAGCCTCGACTCTGATTCCGAGGGCCCTGAATCACCAAAGCATAGAGAGAGGGAACGGGAGAAAAGCAAAGATGGAGGAGCAGGAAGCGTGTCTTCAGAGGACAGAAGGACACGGAGAGTGGAGGATCCCTGTGGAGAGGGACAAAACATGGACACGGATGCACGAATTGAGGACTGTGCTTTAAAGCCTATCCCTCCTTGCCCCTCCTCAGGTCCCAACCCCTCGCTCCGTGGAGCTGGGGATTCTTCAAATGACAGCTCTGGTGCGAGGAAGTCTTATTTCTCCATGGACTCCAAACTCATGTGTAAAGTTGAGTATGGTGGACCTGCTGGCACTGATGCTGTGCCAAGTGGTAATAGAATGAATTCCAAAGCCAACACACAATGTGTGACAAAGACATCTGCTGCCGGTGGAGATTTTTCCCACAACAGCCCCGGCATTCCCCACTCTTTGCCCCCACCTCTTCCTCCTCCACCTGCTCTTAAACCACTGGAGCTCGGGGGACAAAATCTTCCCACTGAGGTCAAAATAGAAAAGGCCGATAAGCACCTGGACAAAGCTCAGTCCACTCCTCCTACCCTGTTGCAGACAGGGCCGCAGCCTCAATCACAACCCCAGACTCAAACCACCGCCCACCCCCATCATTACAGCTCCCCAAGCTGGCAGGGTGGCACAGCAACCGGTTGCCAGGGGAGTTGGGGCTACACCCGTTACCCTGGCAACCATCACTCACACCAGCATCAGCCCCCGGTGCAGCAGCAGCAACTTCCCTCTGTGTACAACCCTCCTTCCTCGCGACACTCCACATCTCATGCTTCTTATCTCCCCCACCCGCATCCTCAACCCCACAGGGAATATATTCCCAGGTATGCTGGAGGAGGAGTGGATAGAGACAGGGGTGCTGTGGGAGACAGGGAGAGGGGGGCAAGGGGTGAGCTCAACAGGGAGTTCTCTGCTCACATTGTCAATAACAGCAACACAAATAGTGGGGCTAACAGTACTAGCGCGATGAGTGGCCTTCAAGGCAGGGAGTTTGCCGGTTTGTCTGTAGGTCAGAACCGGGAGTCTCAAAGCTCTGGAAGAGATGGACCTTCTAATATAGGTGCTGTGAGAAGAGATTTTGTTCCAGCTTTCAAAGACAGAGAGCAAGACAGGGAACGTGATGCAGGAAGAGAGTTTCCTGCGCCAAACCAAAACCAGAGTAGAGACTTTTCCCCCAATGGAGCTGTAGGGGGGCATCCAAGAGACAAAGACAGAGGCAGGTGGGGTGAGTTTGGAGGCCAAACAAGAGAAGGAAACTGTAACCCAAACAACAATGCCATCTCACAAGGAAACCATCCCAGTACGGCTAGTGGACTACCTGTTAACCCCATGCTTAGCCGAGATCCACCGACATCTCCCAAAAACAACAGTAGCCACCCACCTCATTCTTCCCTGCCCCCACACTCACATCCCTCAAACTCCTCCAATCGAGATTTTCCACCTTCCATGGACCAGACACAAACGCCTTCCACTGGACCTGACTCCTTTCACAGGGAGTATCCTTCCACTGGTGGGAAAGATTTCAATGCAGGCGCACTTCCCTCCGCAGGAACTAATCGAGATTATCTCAGCCCACCTGGCGTCACTTCTAATCTAGGAAGAGAATTTTCAGGGCCTGGTGGAATCCAAAATGCTCACCCATCTCACCCCCATTATCAGTCTGGACTTAGAGATAGAGAAAGGGACTCAAACATGCGAGAGTCAGCCCTGTACCAAAGCCGTGGTGGTCCAACTCAACCTCCTGCCCCATCTCCATCCTCTTCTACCAGTCATGGACACCCTCCAAATGCCCCCTATCCATCTCAAACTTCCCATACTCAGCAACCCCCACCAGGTATGGCACCTAATGTACGTCCCCCACTTTACCAGTCATCTGCTCAGACTCCGCCAACACATCTATCCCCACTACCCAGCCCCTCCACAAATCAGATAGGTGGTTTCTCGTCGTTCCCCCCTGGACCCACCTCTGCACCCAACATGCCCCTTCCTGGACCAGGCATGCCATCACCTGGATGCCGGCCCTCCCCTTTACATGCCACCTTGAACAGCCACTCGAGCTACAGTGAAACATACCACGCAAATGGGAGTGGTGGCAATAACCTGGCTAGCAGCAATAGCAACAGTGGCACACCCACAAACAGCAATACAAACTCCCAATCACCCCATAATGTCTCTAAGGGCCCACCACCGCTTACTAATAATAACATTACTACCCCGACACTTCCCTGTGGAGATGGGCATTCAGATTCAGGCCTGCCCCAACCACCTGTAATTAAGCAGGAACCACCAGAAGACAGGGAGGAAAGTAACAGTCCACCAACTGTGTTGAGAAGTCCGTCTCCTGAGCCAAAACCTGTAGACATTCCCATCCATGCTAGCCAATCAGCAAG GTTTCACAAAGTCCTTGACCGTGGTAGCTGCAACTCCTGCGCCCGCTGCGATGTCCTATTTGTTCCGTTGGACGGTTCTAAATTGTGGAAGAAGAGGAATGAGGTGATAGAAAGAGCTCGGAGGGAGGTTGAGCAACGGGCCAGAGATTtaagagaaaaagagagagaacgGGAAAGGGAGCGAGAGCGTGAGAGGGAACTGGATCGCCATCTACAG CAACAGAAAGATGCCAGTGCAGCTGCAGGGGCTCGTCATGGTTCTTCCCTCTTCTTCCCCTCCTCGTCCTCTATGATCCTTGACCCTTCATCGTCCTCCTCCTGTCCGGGCAACCCGGTCTCTCATCAGCCACCTCACGCTCAGCATCACCACTCTCACCCGCATGCTCACTTTCCTCCAGGCCACCACCTCCATCCCAGCCTCTCTCATGCTATCCCACACTCACTTCTCCTGCCGTCTATGGCTGGGGCATCAGCAGTGGTTGGGGGCCATCAAGGAGCTTTGGGAATAGGTATTGGTGGTCCGTACCTTGGTCCTGATACCCCTGCTCTAAGAACCCTGAGCGAGTATGCTCGTCCCCATGCTAtgtctccacttggggcagcaaGTCGGGCTCAAGCACACCACCCTCAAATGCACCATGGTCATCCTCATGTCCATCCGTCATTCTTTCTACCCCAATTTCAGAATCATCATGCATTAGCTCACCCACATCACCTACCTGCTGATGCTGCAACAGCCGCAGCCATCTTGGGCTTTCTGTATGGCGGCAGCCTTGAAGGGGGTCATGGTGTTGGTGGTCACCCTGGGGTGGCGGGAGGCCCAATGCCTGGAGGAATGGGGGGTTCAGGGTTAGGAGGAGTTGGCTTTCCTCATGCGGTTGCTGCTCACCGTGAGCGCATGAAGCCAGGATTTGAATTCAAAAGTGATGAACGGGGGTATCCACCAGGCTCCATGGCTGATCCTGCAGCTCTAGCCCTGGCTCACACCCATTCCCACGCCAGTGCCCATGCACATACCCACTCCTTGCTCCTTGGTGGAGGGGGACCGAATGAGGTGTCACTCTATTGCACTCCTCCTCCCCCACCTCCTGCCGGCCCCCCACATCTCCAGAACCCGACGGTGCCCCCAATAGCTAGACCCCCAAACCCTCCTGCCCCTCAGTCCCTGTCCAATCCCCCTCCTTCATCACTTCTACCTCCATCGCACCCTCCATCTGCGCCCCCGCCCGCTGCACCACCGCCCGCTGCCCCACCCCCAGCAAGCCCGGCTGTCCCTCCGTTGGCTCCTTCTCTCCCTCCTCCTGCCCTACCTGCGACACCCACCTCTAACGCCACTTCAGTTCATCACCCAGTACCCCATTCTTCTTTCCCTAGTTCCCTGCCATCTCATCTCCCACCTACCACTTCATCTGAGACCTACCCAACCCCCACTCGCTCACCCGCCTCTTTTGAGCGAGACAGGAGTGGAGACAGAGAGCGGGAGAGAGAACGAGACAGAGCGGCACCGCCGGCCTTTGGGGACAGGGAAcgggagagagagagggagagggaaAGAGAAAGGGGAGGAAGTGCTGGAGGAGGCACCTCAAATGGAGGAGGAACAGGTGGAGGAAGTGGGGGAGAGAACACAGGTCGTGTCCAGATGCTAAATGTGACGCCCCACCATCACCAGCACTCCCACATCCACTCGCACCTTCATTTGCACCAACAAGACACAG CGGCGGGCGGGGTTCACCCCCTGATGGACCCGCTGGCGTCGGGGTCTCCTTTGACGCGTCTCCCTTACCCCGGAGCGACAATAGGCAACCCCATCCTGGCTCACCCCCTCACTGACAGCGAGGTGCTTCGCCAACAGCTGTTCGGTGAGGAGAAGGCTCCTCGTCCAT GTGCTCCTTTCCGTGACCTGCCCCAACAGTCCTCCCTCACTGGTCCCATGTCGGCAGCCCACCAGCTCCAGGCCATGCAGCAGGCCCAGAGCGCGGAGCTGCAGATCCAGAGACTGGCCCTGGAACAACAGTGGatacatcaccatcaccaccactctCTCACCCAGGACGAGTACTACAG TCACCTGAAGAAAGAAAGTGACAAGACCCTGTGA
- the atn1 gene encoding atrophin-1 isoform X4, with amino-acid sequence MKTRTQKESMPMRSGRRRGASEERRGRRPHPSPTRPERNERQTPRGGGEELAGNRFSRRSQGHDSSESEGEELVSPAKRQKVQDSAANQNPPTSTHSTDSLAPSTVPPPTSAASQSRESDNEDGQSQGSRSSVVGSLANSSSSLSSGRDIDQDNRSSSPSLSASPLGSLDSDSEGPESPKHREREREKSKDGGAGSVSSEDRRTRRVEDPCGEGQNMDTDARIEDCALKPIPPCPSSGPNPSLRGAGDSSNDSSGARKSYFSMDSKLMCKVEYGGPAGTDAVPSGNRMNSKANTQCVTKTSAAGGDFSHNSPGIPHSLPPPLPPPPALKPLELGGQNLPTEVKIEKADKHLDKAQSTPPTLLQTGPQPQSQPQTQTTAHPHHYSSPSWQGGTATGCQGSWGYTRYPGNHHSHQHQPPVQQQQLPSVYNPPSSRHSTSHASYLPHPHPQPHREYIPRYAGGGVDRDRGAVGDRERGARGELNREFSAHIVNNSNTNSGANSTSAMSGLQGREFAGLSVGQNRESQSSGRDGPSNIGAVRRDFVPAFKDREQDRERDAGREFPAPNQNQSRDFSPNGAVGGHPRDKDRGRWGEFGGQTREGNCNPNNNAISQGNHPSTASGLPVNPMLSRDPPTSPKNNSSHPPHSSLPPHSHPSNSSNRDFPPSMDQTQTPSTGPDSFHREYPSTGGKDFNAGALPSAGTNRDYLSPPGVTSNLGREFSGPGGIQNAHPSHPHYQSGLRDRERDSNMRESALYQSRGGPTQPPAPSPSSSTSHGHPPNAPYPSQTSHTQQPPPGMAPNVRPPLYQSSAQTPPTHLSPLPSPSTNQIGGFSSFPPGPTSAPNMPLPGPGMPSPGCRPSPLHATLNSHSSYSETYHANGSGGNNLASSNSNSGTPTNSNTNSQSPHNVSKGPPPLTNNNITTPTLPCGDGHSDSGLPQPPVIKQEPPEDREESNSPPTVLRSPSPEPKPVDIPIHASQSARFHKVLDRGSCNSCARCDVLFVPLDGSKLWKKRNEVIERARREVEQRARDLREKERERERERERERELDRHLQQQKDASAAAGARHGSSLFFPSSSSMILDPSSSSSCPGNPVSHQPPHAQHHHSHPHAHFPPGHHLHPSLSHAIPHSLLLPSMAGASAVVGGHQGALGIGIGGPYLGPDTPALRTLSEYARPHAMSPLGAASRAQAHHPQMHHGHPHVHPSFFLPQFQNHHALAHPHHLPADAATAAAILGFLYGGSLEGGHGVGGHPGVAGGPMPGGMGGSGLGGVGFPHAVAAHRERMKPGFEFKSDERGYPPGSMADPAALALAHTHSHASAHAHTHSLLLGGGGPNEVSLYCTPPPPPPAGPPHLQNPTVPPIARPPNPPAPQSLSNPPPSSLLPPSHPPSAPPPAAPPPAAPPPASPAVPPLAPSLPPPALPATPTSNATSVHHPVPHSSFPSSLPSHLPPTTSSETYPTPTRSPASFERDRSGDRERERERDRAAPPAFGDRERERERERERERGGSAGGGTSNGGGTGGGSGGENTGRVQMLNVTPHHHQHSHIHSHLHLHQQDTALASSGGRGSPPDGPAGVGVSFDASPLPRSDNRQPHPGSPPH; translated from the exons ATGAAAACACGGACACAAAAAGAATCG ATGCCCATGCGCAGTGGGCGGCGGCGGGGGGCGAGTGAGGAGAGGAGGGGTAGACGCCCGCACCCCAGTCCCACTCGACCTGAACGCAATGAGAGACAAACG CCAAGAGGTGGCGGTGAGGAACTGGCTGGGAATCGCTTCAGTCGCAGATCACAAGGGCATGATTCATCCGAGAGCGAGGGGGAGGAACTTGTGTCTCCAGCAAAAAGACAGAAAGTTCAG GATTCGGCCGCCAACCAGAACCCTCCAACATCAACACACTCCACTGACAGCTTGGCTCCATCCACAGTCCCGCCTCCGACCTCGGCAGCCAGCCAATCCCGTGAGAGTGACAATGAAGATGGCCAATCACAGGGTAGCAGGAGTTCCGTTGTAGGCAGCCTGGCAAATAGCAGCAGCAGCCTTAGCAGTGGGCGGGACATCGACCAGGACAATCGTTCCTCATCCCCGAGTCTCTCCGCTTCCCCTCTGGGTAGCCTCGACTCTGATTCCGAGGGCCCTGAATCACCAAAGCATAGAGAGAGGGAACGGGAGAAAAGCAAAGATGGAGGAGCAGGAAGCGTGTCTTCAGAGGACAGAAGGACACGGAGAGTGGAGGATCCCTGTGGAGAGGGACAAAACATGGACACGGATGCACGAATTGAGGACTGTGCTTTAAAGCCTATCCCTCCTTGCCCCTCCTCAGGTCCCAACCCCTCGCTCCGTGGAGCTGGGGATTCTTCAAATGACAGCTCTGGTGCGAGGAAGTCTTATTTCTCCATGGACTCCAAACTCATGTGTAAAGTTGAGTATGGTGGACCTGCTGGCACTGATGCTGTGCCAAGTGGTAATAGAATGAATTCCAAAGCCAACACACAATGTGTGACAAAGACATCTGCTGCCGGTGGAGATTTTTCCCACAACAGCCCCGGCATTCCCCACTCTTTGCCCCCACCTCTTCCTCCTCCACCTGCTCTTAAACCACTGGAGCTCGGGGGACAAAATCTTCCCACTGAGGTCAAAATAGAAAAGGCCGATAAGCACCTGGACAAAGCTCAGTCCACTCCTCCTACCCTGTTGCAGACAGGGCCGCAGCCTCAATCACAACCCCAGACTCAAACCACCGCCCACCCCCATCATTACAGCTCCCCAAGCTGGCAGGGTGGCACAGCAACCGGTTGCCAGGGGAGTTGGGGCTACACCCGTTACCCTGGCAACCATCACTCACACCAGCATCAGCCCCCGGTGCAGCAGCAGCAACTTCCCTCTGTGTACAACCCTCCTTCCTCGCGACACTCCACATCTCATGCTTCTTATCTCCCCCACCCGCATCCTCAACCCCACAGGGAATATATTCCCAGGTATGCTGGAGGAGGAGTGGATAGAGACAGGGGTGCTGTGGGAGACAGGGAGAGGGGGGCAAGGGGTGAGCTCAACAGGGAGTTCTCTGCTCACATTGTCAATAACAGCAACACAAATAGTGGGGCTAACAGTACTAGCGCGATGAGTGGCCTTCAAGGCAGGGAGTTTGCCGGTTTGTCTGTAGGTCAGAACCGGGAGTCTCAAAGCTCTGGAAGAGATGGACCTTCTAATATAGGTGCTGTGAGAAGAGATTTTGTTCCAGCTTTCAAAGACAGAGAGCAAGACAGGGAACGTGATGCAGGAAGAGAGTTTCCTGCGCCAAACCAAAACCAGAGTAGAGACTTTTCCCCCAATGGAGCTGTAGGGGGGCATCCAAGAGACAAAGACAGAGGCAGGTGGGGTGAGTTTGGAGGCCAAACAAGAGAAGGAAACTGTAACCCAAACAACAATGCCATCTCACAAGGAAACCATCCCAGTACGGCTAGTGGACTACCTGTTAACCCCATGCTTAGCCGAGATCCACCGACATCTCCCAAAAACAACAGTAGCCACCCACCTCATTCTTCCCTGCCCCCACACTCACATCCCTCAAACTCCTCCAATCGAGATTTTCCACCTTCCATGGACCAGACACAAACGCCTTCCACTGGACCTGACTCCTTTCACAGGGAGTATCCTTCCACTGGTGGGAAAGATTTCAATGCAGGCGCACTTCCCTCCGCAGGAACTAATCGAGATTATCTCAGCCCACCTGGCGTCACTTCTAATCTAGGAAGAGAATTTTCAGGGCCTGGTGGAATCCAAAATGCTCACCCATCTCACCCCCATTATCAGTCTGGACTTAGAGATAGAGAAAGGGACTCAAACATGCGAGAGTCAGCCCTGTACCAAAGCCGTGGTGGTCCAACTCAACCTCCTGCCCCATCTCCATCCTCTTCTACCAGTCATGGACACCCTCCAAATGCCCCCTATCCATCTCAAACTTCCCATACTCAGCAACCCCCACCAGGTATGGCACCTAATGTACGTCCCCCACTTTACCAGTCATCTGCTCAGACTCCGCCAACACATCTATCCCCACTACCCAGCCCCTCCACAAATCAGATAGGTGGTTTCTCGTCGTTCCCCCCTGGACCCACCTCTGCACCCAACATGCCCCTTCCTGGACCAGGCATGCCATCACCTGGATGCCGGCCCTCCCCTTTACATGCCACCTTGAACAGCCACTCGAGCTACAGTGAAACATACCACGCAAATGGGAGTGGTGGCAATAACCTGGCTAGCAGCAATAGCAACAGTGGCACACCCACAAACAGCAATACAAACTCCCAATCACCCCATAATGTCTCTAAGGGCCCACCACCGCTTACTAATAATAACATTACTACCCCGACACTTCCCTGTGGAGATGGGCATTCAGATTCAGGCCTGCCCCAACCACCTGTAATTAAGCAGGAACCACCAGAAGACAGGGAGGAAAGTAACAGTCCACCAACTGTGTTGAGAAGTCCGTCTCCTGAGCCAAAACCTGTAGACATTCCCATCCATGCTAGCCAATCAGCAAG GTTTCACAAAGTCCTTGACCGTGGTAGCTGCAACTCCTGCGCCCGCTGCGATGTCCTATTTGTTCCGTTGGACGGTTCTAAATTGTGGAAGAAGAGGAATGAGGTGATAGAAAGAGCTCGGAGGGAGGTTGAGCAACGGGCCAGAGATTtaagagaaaaagagagagaacgGGAAAGGGAGCGAGAGCGTGAGAGGGAACTGGATCGCCATCTACAG CAACAGAAAGATGCCAGTGCAGCTGCAGGGGCTCGTCATGGTTCTTCCCTCTTCTTCCCCTCCTCGTCCTCTATGATCCTTGACCCTTCATCGTCCTCCTCCTGTCCGGGCAACCCGGTCTCTCATCAGCCACCTCACGCTCAGCATCACCACTCTCACCCGCATGCTCACTTTCCTCCAGGCCACCACCTCCATCCCAGCCTCTCTCATGCTATCCCACACTCACTTCTCCTGCCGTCTATGGCTGGGGCATCAGCAGTGGTTGGGGGCCATCAAGGAGCTTTGGGAATAGGTATTGGTGGTCCGTACCTTGGTCCTGATACCCCTGCTCTAAGAACCCTGAGCGAGTATGCTCGTCCCCATGCTAtgtctccacttggggcagcaaGTCGGGCTCAAGCACACCACCCTCAAATGCACCATGGTCATCCTCATGTCCATCCGTCATTCTTTCTACCCCAATTTCAGAATCATCATGCATTAGCTCACCCACATCACCTACCTGCTGATGCTGCAACAGCCGCAGCCATCTTGGGCTTTCTGTATGGCGGCAGCCTTGAAGGGGGTCATGGTGTTGGTGGTCACCCTGGGGTGGCGGGAGGCCCAATGCCTGGAGGAATGGGGGGTTCAGGGTTAGGAGGAGTTGGCTTTCCTCATGCGGTTGCTGCTCACCGTGAGCGCATGAAGCCAGGATTTGAATTCAAAAGTGATGAACGGGGGTATCCACCAGGCTCCATGGCTGATCCTGCAGCTCTAGCCCTGGCTCACACCCATTCCCACGCCAGTGCCCATGCACATACCCACTCCTTGCTCCTTGGTGGAGGGGGACCGAATGAGGTGTCACTCTATTGCACTCCTCCTCCCCCACCTCCTGCCGGCCCCCCACATCTCCAGAACCCGACGGTGCCCCCAATAGCTAGACCCCCAAACCCTCCTGCCCCTCAGTCCCTGTCCAATCCCCCTCCTTCATCACTTCTACCTCCATCGCACCCTCCATCTGCGCCCCCGCCCGCTGCACCACCGCCCGCTGCCCCACCCCCAGCAAGCCCGGCTGTCCCTCCGTTGGCTCCTTCTCTCCCTCCTCCTGCCCTACCTGCGACACCCACCTCTAACGCCACTTCAGTTCATCACCCAGTACCCCATTCTTCTTTCCCTAGTTCCCTGCCATCTCATCTCCCACCTACCACTTCATCTGAGACCTACCCAACCCCCACTCGCTCACCCGCCTCTTTTGAGCGAGACAGGAGTGGAGACAGAGAGCGGGAGAGAGAACGAGACAGAGCGGCACCGCCGGCCTTTGGGGACAGGGAAcgggagagagagagggagagggaaAGAGAAAGGGGAGGAAGTGCTGGAGGAGGCACCTCAAATGGAGGAGGAACAGGTGGAGGAAGTGGGGGAGAGAACACAGGTCGTGTCCAGATGCTAAATGTGACGCCCCACCATCACCAGCACTCCCACATCCACTCGCACCTTCATTTGCACCAACAAGACACAG CATTGGCATCTAGCGGCGGGCGGGGTTCACCCCCTGATGGACCCGCTGGCGTCGGGGTCTCCTTTGACGCGTCTCCCTTACCCCGGAGCGACAATAGGCAACCCCATCCTGGCTCACCCCCTCACTGA